ACATGCCAGGATGATGCACTAAAGCTTTTCTAAACCTTATTCCAAATCCTAAATAATCCCCCAAGCAATAAATATTCTCCCTTTCCGTTTTCTTTGATATAAGTAAGCTTAACAGTTCATGAATTACCCCTACTGTCCATTTCTCAGCTTGATCACTATTAGGAGCCAAATGAAATGCATCCTCATAAGGTGAAATGTAAGGCAAATTTTGCAACTCCTCAGCCCAATTTTTCACCCTTTTCTGCAAATCAAATCCTCTTGGTAAATTCATCGAATACCTTATATGCACTCTTTTCCCACCTTCAAAATCCTCACTTATCACTCTTTTTTCCATCACAGAAACAGCTAAATCCTTTCTCCATTTAACTAACTCCAACCCAAAAACCTCACAACCATTACAATCTTTAAAACCCATTTGACAAATCTGAAAATACTCTGGAAATTCAGGTAAAAAACTCAATAAATAATCACGAGGCAAACCCAAATCAAATTTAAATCTTTCAATAACATAAAAAGGAAGTCTTTTAGCTCTTGTAAGCATCAAAAGTTTCGCTAATCTTTCAGCTAAATCTTTACGATAATGTGAAAGACTAACAAAAAGGGTCTCATCATTATGCAAAGATACTGCATTTGGAGTTAGCTTTACATGTAGAGTAGATAATGGTATTGGTGGCCTGAAAGTCTTGAAAATAAAAGGGTAATTCTGGATGAATTTAAGGGCAGTTGTGGGAAGATTAAGTTGAGGTTTTAAAGGGGAAATTGTGTTAAGGGATAGAGATTTTGATGGGTGTGAGATGATTAAGTTTTTGAGAGAAAGTAATGGTTTGAGGTTCTTTTCTTTCTCTACTGCTTTATCCAAGTATGGGTCTTgtacccattttacccttgcGTTTATGAATGTGCGGATTTGTCGCCGGAGATGGTGGTGGATGACGGTGGTTGTGGTGGCGGAGAAGCGAACCATGGTGGTAGTCACTTTGGTGAATTATGTTTTTTTAATGGAGAAATTTTATCATGTGTGACACATGACACGTCATACTTGTGTGGGGGACTAATCAGTGAAACTGTGGACCCCAAAATGGCCGAATTGCGGAGAAAGAAAGCTAAACTATCTTTTGGCAATTTTTCAGAATTACGGAGAAAGAAAGCTAAACtatctcttttctttttatttacagATTTTTTCTTTGTTAACAATGTATAATaatacagtggcggagccagaaatttTGGTAAGGTTGTTCAAATGTTCACAAGTATATAATTTTTTTCCGATGAATGAGTGCAACGAATTTTTTTAACACCATCACTACACCCCCCTAAAAATTTATGATCCATTTAATTTCGCTAGTTATTATTGATAAATTTCATTGCTAGAAAACTCTTACGGTGATTATAATATCAaatgacagcaacaacaacatacccagtgtacgtAATCCCACGAGTGGAGAACAACAAGGGGCATTCCGAGAATGTTACAAAGCGAGAGATAACgactaattaattttttttttaaaaaaaaaaaaagaacaaagttGGATAATTAAAATGTTCACAGAAGCaattagaaaagaaaagagaacaaaATAAGTAGTAGCTAACTTGCAATTAGATTTCGTTGTCTTCTTTTTAACGATACGTCTTctttttttctagaaaataagAAGGAAAGAAGAAACACTAAAAGGAGCTTCAACAAATGAGTCCAACGTAACTCCAAATCAACATAGGAATAaaccaaatgcaaatcataaCTCAAATACAAGTAAGTTTAGTCGGAACatggaagaaaataagtgcaaataCAAATCAACCAAGTAGCTTCAGACATTGTtggtatgtttttttttaaagaaagaagaTGACAATCGTTTGACGTAAGCTTTAAACCGTGACTTTTAGGTAAAATTGAACACTCTTAACCTCTAAGCTATCTATCTCAATTATTttaagggtgttcaaaatttaatttatatcCAGTTAACTATAATATCTAATCCATATACTAGTACCATCTTCCAGCCAAGGGTGTGCAGATGACCACCCTTGATCAtgagtggctccgccactgtaataatatattgtgtatatatagaTTTATACATACATAGAAAGTTTTTCGTTTGAGAAAcattatacatatatagaaattaTGAAATTACTATATTTTTATTTAGTGAAATTTTCTCTAATCTTCGATTTCTTTATCGGCACTTAATCATGTTTTTCGGTGAAAAAGGATTTAACAAGAAAATCAGTTATAGATTTATTTTTATAGGATTTGAATACAAGTGGGTCGTATCTAATCTCAAGAACTCTTTTATGAGTCCGGTCCGGAGTAGTGTTGATCTTGGGTAAGGCTTAATAAGACACAAAGATAATGAAAAGTGATTCAAGAAGCTAAAAATAAGTAAGTAACGGTCTCCTGTATATTGCTTCTTCCGAAGAAAATAATAGAGTTTACAAGAGCATGAAGAAGAAGATCCCCTTCCTTTTACTCTAAGCTAACTTTATATAAAGCCAACATTCAACTTTTCAAAATCTATAGTACGTGTGATGTGACCTTTCTGCAGACCCACTGTGCATACATGCCGCGACACTCTGATCGAGGACTGTGAACGTGGCTTGAGTTGGTGAGAGTGGAGGCCAGCTGGACGGATCCTCCAGCATTATTGAGAATCCGACCTTGCGAGCTAACCCCGGATGCACTTTTTACCCCATACAGATCATCTTCTCATGCTTTTCCTAATATGGACTAACAACTTTAACTCTTTTCAGTTTTAATTGTTTCAATCGAACTTTTTGAGTAATTTGGAAAACACAGTGCAATATATTTGGAGTTTCATATTGTCTCGGAGTTTTTAGTTTGTAAACATCATGTAAGCTGGAAAATGGTTGGGGCTTTGGTTGGCATTTGAGAGAGAGGAGCTGACAAAGTTACTACAGTAGTTTTTTATTgtagtaattttttattttattttaactgAATATGAATGGATTTTGATAAGAGGAGTATGTGTATGTTAGAGTGAATGTGAGATTGTGTGTTCTGTGAGATACTGAGAaaagaacaaaataaaaaaataaaattggaaaGGAGGTTCTACCGGCAAATTTACCAGAGATGATGAGAAAATTTTATTAGATGAGAGTTGAAagttttactaaaaaaaaaaaaaaaaaaaaacctaatgtAGTGGGACCCAATTTCCACTTGTCACAATTTGAGAGAAGTCTAACACAACTAATGTTGGTTGGGTGAGACCCAAAGTAAAATTTTCCTATTTAATGACGAGCCCCGCACTTTTCtaacccaaaaata
The sequence above is a segment of the Lycium barbarum isolate Lr01 chromosome 6, ASM1917538v2, whole genome shotgun sequence genome. Coding sequences within it:
- the LOC132598653 gene encoding protein WHAT'S THIS FACTOR 9, mitochondrial — translated: MVRFSATTTTVIHHHLRRQIRTFINARVKWVQDPYLDKAVEKEKNLKPLLSLKNLIISHPSKSLSLNTISPLKPQLNLPTTALKFIQNYPFIFKTFRPPIPLSTLHVKLTPNAVSLHNDETLFVSLSHYRKDLAERLAKLLMLTRAKRLPFYVIERFKFDLGLPRDYLLSFLPEFPEYFQICQMGFKDCNGCEVFGLELVKWRKDLAVSVMEKRVISEDFEGGKRVHIRYSMNLPRGFDLQKRVKNWAEELQNLPYISPYEDAFHLAPNSDQAEKWTVGVIHELLSLLISKKTERENIYCLGDYLGFGIRFRKALVHHPGMFYLSNKIRTHTIVLREAFNKNILMERHPLMRMRYKYISLMNRVLRRGIPINAGALRHRARLASLKGGNNGKGKEKRMRQVKSIET